The genomic window ATTCTCGATGAACCTACAAATCATTTAGATTTAAAATCGAAAGATGTTTTAAAAGAAGCGTTGCTTGATTTTGATGGTACGCTAATTTTGGTATCTCACGATAGGGATTTTCTTCAAGGTCTATCTAACAAGGTTTTTGAATTTAAAGAAAAACGTGTTATTGAGCATTTTGAAACCATTGACGATTTCTTAGTTAGAAATAGAATTGAAAGTTTAAAGGCGATAGATTTGTAGACTTAAAATTGTTTTGTCGGTTAATTTGTTTTGGGCGTTACCCCGAAAAGGGGTCGGGCTTTCGGCAGTCGCTTTTTTGTGTTGCATAGGTGCAACAACACAAAAAGAGCTTCAACAAATGCCTCAATCCCTAACGCACGTATCCGCTTACTTTATTTTTAAATTGGATCTGTTTTGTTTTGAAGAGTATGTTCGTTTAGCGGTCTCTTGTATGATTAGTGGCGTGTTTAAGTAACTAATTTAGCAAATAAAAACCGAATAGAAAATAGAGTGCACCCAAAAGTTTAGACAAATTTATAATTAATTATAAACGTTGTTAGCTTTTAGTGCTTTTATTTCCGTTTACTTTTTTGTTAATATTTTATGTTTTATTCAGCTCGATTTTCATTCCGAAAACTTGCTCAAATTCCGCAACTTGCTAAATTCCGATTGAGTGATATTCCGAGTATCTAATTGAGTTTTCGATTCCGCAAACTTGCTCAAAATCCTTTTTATGTTTTTTCAATCGTTATTTTTTGTTCTCTACCTATTAAAAAATACAAAATCGCACCAAAAAAATTAGCGAATAAAACGACTAAAATCCAAACAATTTTATTATTCCCTTTGAATTCGCTTTTTAAAATATCTACAAGAGCAATTATTGTTGGTAAAACCCCAAGAAATAATACTACTAATATCAGAATTAGTTGCCAAGCTCCAATCATTCCTAAATATATCATTTTTTCTTTTTTTTAATTTTTAGTTCTGACGTTTCTCTAGCATTAAAGCTAACGTTTAATAAGATATGAAATCGTTTTAATGTTTTATATCTTGTGTTAAGCTAAGTTAGTTGATTTTTTTTTACAAAGTCAAGGCCTGTTTTAATTTACAGGAGATTAAAATAATCGAAAAAAAGAATTGTATGTTTCTTACAATTAAAATTATGTCTTCCAACCTTACAAGTGTATAAACTAACATTAGTTTATTACTATTAATTGTAGATATGCCCGCGTTAGGGATTGCAGTGAAAAGCCCACAGCGCCCACGAAGTTTTTAGGGCGTGAGGACTTGCAACGTAAAGCCCGACCCTTGTGGTAACGCCCAAATAATTAGCTTTCACTTTGTTGATTGAATTTATTATAATGCTGAACCATTAATTTTTAACTATTTTTGCACGATATGCAAGAATTAAAACTTTCAGATTGGTTACCTACCACAAATAAAGAGGTGAAAATACGTGGATGGGAAGCGCTAGACGTTATTCTATTTAGTGGCGACGCTTATGTGGATCATCCCACGTTTGGGCCTGCCGTTATTGGGCGTATGCTTGAGAGTTTTGGTTTGCGTGTTGCCATAGTACCACAGCCTAGTGTTACCGATAATCTTCAGGATTTTGTTAAGCTTGGTGCTCCCAAATTATTTTTTGGTGTTACTGGTGGATGTATGGACCCTATGATTAGTAATTATAATGCTAATAAAAAGCGTCGTGATAAGGATGCATATACGCCTAATGGTGATATTGGATTTCGTCCGGATTACGCAACAACGGTTTATTCTAAAATTTTAAAAGAGAAATGGCCAGATACGCCTGTTTTAATTGGTGGTATCGAGGCATCACTGCGCCGTGTAACACATTACGATTATTGGAGCGATAAGCTTATGCCTTCTATTTTAGAAACCTCGAAGGCCGATATGCTAGTTTACGGTATGGGTGAGCAACCCTTGCGTGAAGTGGTGCGTTTGCTAGAAAAAGGGGTGCCTTTTAGAAGTATAAATACGGTGTTGCAAACGGCTGTACTTTTGAATGAAGATGAAAGTATTCCGAAAAACAGTAATTGGGAAGATGTTGAAGTCGCATCGCATGAGGTATGTTTAAAGGATAAGAAAAAATACGCATCTAACTTTAAAGTGATAGAGCAGGAGAGTAATAAATTGGCTGCGCGACGTATTTTTCAGAAAATTGGAGATAAAACTTTAATGATTAATCCGCCATATCCAACCATGACGGAAGCTGAAATTGATGCTTCTTTCGATTATCCATATACACGATTACCGCACCCAAAATATAATAAACGTGGGCCTATTCCGGCCTTCGAAATGATTAAGTTTTCCATTAACATTCACCGTGGGTGTTTTGGTGGTTGTAGCTTTTGTACCATATCTGCACATCAAGGGAAATTTATTGCATCACGTAGTAAAGAGTCTATTTTAAAAGAAGTGGATACTGTGGCAAATATGCCCGATTTTAAAGGGTATTTAAGTGATATTGGTGGGCCAAGTGCTAACATGTACCAAATGAAAGGGAAAATACAATCTATTTGCGATAAGTGTATTTCGCCGAGTTGTATTTCGCCTGTTATTTGTAGCAATTTGGATACATCGCACAAACCGCTAACGGAATTATATCAGGCGGTTGATAGTCATCCAAAAGTGAAGAAATCGTTTATTGGTTCGGGAATTCGCCATGATATGTTGGTGCCGGAATTTAATAAAAACGCCGATCCTAAAGAGTTAGACGCTTACACGGAAGAGGTGATGACGAAGCATGTTTCTGGCCGACTTAAAGTAGCACCAGAGCATACTAGTGATCCGGTTTTAAAATTGATGCGTAAACCATCGTTTTCGTATTTCCATAAATTTAAGGAACGTTTCGATAAGATAAATATCGCTAAAGGATTAAAATTACAATTAATACCATACTTTATATCCAATCATCCAGCTTGTGAAGTGGAAGATATGGCTAATCTTGCTGCCGAAACTAAAGATATGGGGTTTCAGTTAGAGCAAGTACAAGGTTTTACACCAACACCAATGACGGTGGCTACCGTAATTTATTACTCTGGTTATCATCCATACACACTTAAAAAAGTAAATACGCCTATTACTAGAAAGGAAAAGGATGAACAACATCGTTTTTTCTTTTGGTATAAGGATGAAAATAAAGACTGGATTAAAAAGACTTTAAACAAATTAGGGCGTCAAGATTTACTTAAAGTGTTACTTCCTGAAAAAGAAGAGAAATGGCGTAAAAACACACCGGATGGTGATGCCAAGAATACATTTAATGATGCTGTTCCTTTTAATAAAAGGAAGAACAAGGTGAGGTATAAAGGGAAGAAGAAGCGGACGCGTTAATACTACTAATATCTCATCGAGGGGATATTGGCTGGGTCTTAACTGTTTTATTTTTCGAATGATTCTAGAGCAATTCGAACTTCTAATTTACAAATGGCATCTAAATAAGTCATGAAACAGGTTGTCCCCTCGAGGGGACCGTAGGGGTGTAAACGTTGTATTTATGAGAAATAAAATAATTCCATACCACCCTAAACTAAAACTACTCGCTAGACAATTACGAAAAAACAGTACTTTACCCGAAGTTTTACTTTGGCAGAAGATAAAGCAACGTGCTTACGGTGTTCAGTTTCATAGGCAAGTTCCTATGCTAAATTATATTACAGATTTTTATTGTCACGAAATAGGTTTAGCCATTGAAATAGATGGTTCTAGCCACGACCACAGTTTTTTATATGATGCCAAGTGGCAAGGTGAATTGGAGGCTTATGGTGTTACCTTTTTAAGGTTTTCAAATGAAGAGGTTAAAAAGAATATGTTAAGTGTTTTGTTGATTATTGAAGAAACTGTTAAAGGGTTGATTGATTAAATTGAAGACACCCCTATAATTCCCTCAAGGGTATATTGGCTTAGTCTTATTGTTTTGTTTTTCGAATTTTCACTACTTTATTTTAAACTCTT from Algibacter sp. L1A34 includes these protein-coding regions:
- a CDS encoding PLD nuclease N-terminal domain-containing protein, giving the protein MIYLGMIGAWQLILILVVLFLGVLPTIIALVDILKSEFKGNNKIVWILVVLFANFFGAILYFLIGREQKITIEKT
- a CDS encoding endonuclease domain-containing protein: MRNKIIPYHPKLKLLARQLRKNSTLPEVLLWQKIKQRAYGVQFHRQVPMLNYITDFYCHEIGLAIEIDGSSHDHSFLYDAKWQGELEAYGVTFLRFSNEEVKKNMLSVLLIIEETVKGLID
- a CDS encoding YgiQ family radical SAM protein, whose amino-acid sequence is MQELKLSDWLPTTNKEVKIRGWEALDVILFSGDAYVDHPTFGPAVIGRMLESFGLRVAIVPQPSVTDNLQDFVKLGAPKLFFGVTGGCMDPMISNYNANKKRRDKDAYTPNGDIGFRPDYATTVYSKILKEKWPDTPVLIGGIEASLRRVTHYDYWSDKLMPSILETSKADMLVYGMGEQPLREVVRLLEKGVPFRSINTVLQTAVLLNEDESIPKNSNWEDVEVASHEVCLKDKKKYASNFKVIEQESNKLAARRIFQKIGDKTLMINPPYPTMTEAEIDASFDYPYTRLPHPKYNKRGPIPAFEMIKFSINIHRGCFGGCSFCTISAHQGKFIASRSKESILKEVDTVANMPDFKGYLSDIGGPSANMYQMKGKIQSICDKCISPSCISPVICSNLDTSHKPLTELYQAVDSHPKVKKSFIGSGIRHDMLVPEFNKNADPKELDAYTEEVMTKHVSGRLKVAPEHTSDPVLKLMRKPSFSYFHKFKERFDKINIAKGLKLQLIPYFISNHPACEVEDMANLAAETKDMGFQLEQVQGFTPTPMTVATVIYYSGYHPYTLKKVNTPITRKEKDEQHRFFFWYKDENKDWIKKTLNKLGRQDLLKVLLPEKEEKWRKNTPDGDAKNTFNDAVPFNKRKNKVRYKGKKKRTR